A genomic region of Homalodisca vitripennis isolate AUS2020 chromosome 5, UT_GWSS_2.1, whole genome shotgun sequence contains the following coding sequences:
- the LOC124361876 gene encoding protein FAM32A-like, with protein sequence MSEYDEIVKGPLKLKSGGVQKSKKKNKHNKKLLEQVSNDAESAKEDKVEVTATKAEIAFQKMQEKMQKERILQKASMTHKQRVEEFNRHLDSLTEHFDIPKVSWTK encoded by the coding sequence ATGTCAGAGTATGATGAGATCGTGAAAGGTCCATTGAAGTTAAAATCTGGTGGTGTACagaaaagtaaaaagaaaaataagcaCAACAAAAAACTGTTAGAGCAAGTGTCTAATGATGCGGAATCAGCCAAGGAAGACAAAGTTGAAGTTACAGCAACCAAAGCagaaatagcttttcaaaaaaTGCAAGAAAAGATGCAAAAGGAAAGAATTTTACAGAAAGCCTCTATGACTCACAAACAAAGAGTGGAAGAATTCAACAGACATCTGGATAGCCTCACTGAACACTTTGATATTCCTAAAGTCAGCTggacaaaataa
- the LOC124361878 gene encoding 39S ribosomal protein L22, mitochondrial-like, protein MWVLQNCIATLARLGNVSACYQCCRSGLQLGPASVALQRINFHTSEQQLRQSLFPEPKKWPTYNEKVFPPQQPDEERRPAYVCHMKLNIHHSPKKMWYVAILVRGMSVDEAVKQLSFVPRKGAVHVKETILEAQRLAVEEHNVEFKSNLWVAESFVGKGLTVKGLRRHARMRPGRIDYRYCHYFVRLEEGPPPKQYYWSEDRSGEGLLKKWLQEKRDRAILNTL, encoded by the exons atgtgGGTTCTCCAGAATTGTATAGCAACTCTCGCTCGGCTTGGGAATGTATCCGCATGCTATCAGTGTTGTCGCAGTGGTCTGCAGCTAGGTCCAGCCAGTGTCGCTCTGCAGAGAATAAACTTCCACACGAGCGAGCAACAGTTGAGACAGTCACTATTCCCGGAACCGAAAAAGTGGCCTACTTATAATGAAAAAGTCTTCCCTCCTCAACAGCCTGATGAAGAGAGGAGACCTGCT taTGTTTGCCACATGAAGCTAAACATCCATCACAGCCCGAAGAAGATGTGGTATGTGGCAATATTAGTAAGGGGGATGTCAGTTGATGAAGCAGTAAAACAGCTCAGTTTTGTGCCAAGGAAAGGGGCTGTTCATGTTAAGGAAACCATTCTGGAAGCTCAAAGACTAGCTGTTGAAGAGCACAATGTCGAGTTCAAAAGTAACTTATGGGTTG CGGAGTCATTTGTCGGGAAGGGTTTGACTGTGAAAGGACTTCGTCGCCATGCTAGGATGAGACCTGGCAGAATAGACTATCGCTATTGCCATTACTTCGTACGTCTGGAGGAGGGGCCTCCACCCAAGCAGTACTACTGGTCTGAAGATCGATCAGGCGAGGGATTGCTTAAGAAATGGCTCCAGGAAAAGCGTGATAGGGCAATACTTAACACGCTTTAA
- the LOC124361877 gene encoding uncharacterized protein LOC124361877, which translates to MDRLDQDVLKLIVDALNETIQCPVCLGTLRPPLTQCSSGHALCPDCKPQINICPTCRKDFIETKPVVLQQLLDALPRMCLFRTLGCPEVFIPGGTHETLCSYRTVDCKLLDCEWSGQAKKLESHLTVVHNDRTVFLEDETASEIVWRNFNNTEDSFKYIPFVAYGQVFWEYIHMNVEVQKLCISFTRVGNGHTTFKYFAIISFKHNIIGYTYTIKVPIDNNKFVDFYEEHCMTVPGDMLPRFVNQESLLVYSVQIIREDD; encoded by the coding sequence GACCGACTAGATCAAGATGTGTTGAAGTTGATAGTGGACGCACTGAACGAAACCATACAGTGCCCTGTATGCCTTGGCACTCTGCGGCCACCGTTAACGCAATGCTCCAGTGGTCACGCACTGTGTCCTGACTGCAAGCCTCAAATCAACATATGTCCTACCTGTCGCAAGGACTTCATCGAGACGAAGCCCGTAGTCCTACAACAGTTGTTGGATGCATTACCGAGGATGTGTCTGTTCCGAACCCTCGGGTGCCCAGAAGTCTTCATACCCGGAGGCACCCACGAGACTCTCTGTAGCTATCGAACTGTTGATTGCAAACTGCTCGATTGTGAGTGGTCTGGACAAGCCAAGAAATTGGAAAGCCACCTCACTGTGGTTCATAACGATCGTACTGTTTTTTTAGAGGATGAGACAGCATCGGAGATAGTCTGGAGAAACTTTAACAACACCGAGGATTCTTTCAAGTACATTCCATTTGTTGCTTACGGTCAAGTGTTCTGGGAATACATTCACATGAATGTGGAAGTCCAAAAGCTGTGCATTTCATTTACTCGAGTTGGCAATGGACACACTACATTCAAGTACTTTGCCATCATAAGCTTCAAACACAATATTATTGGATACACTTACACTATCAAAGTACCCATTGATAATAACAAATTCGTTGATTTCTATGAAGAGCACTGCATGACGGTGCCAGGCGATATGCTTCCCAGATTTGTAAACCAGGAGTCATTACTGGTTTACAGTGTTCAGATCATTAGAGAagatgattaa